One Theropithecus gelada isolate Dixy chromosome 20, Tgel_1.0, whole genome shotgun sequence DNA segment encodes these proteins:
- the LOC112613954 gene encoding cytochrome b-245 light chain isoform X2 — MAPTPVTLLRICSEVPVRAADSVWKWSLSGPEPGSVGPRPVLITGGIVATAGRFTQWYFGAYSIVAGVFVCLLEYPRGKRKKGSTMERWGQKYMTCVVKLFGPLTRNYYVRAVLHLLLSVPAGFLLATILGTACLAIASGIYLRPCAVSSGHPSSPSPGSGRRSEAPSSSRPATPRRGPRPRPARSPARRRRRRRRGDPREVPRPTPFR, encoded by the exons ATGGCACCGACCCCAGTCACCCTGCTGCGCATTTGCTCAGAGGTTCCGGTGAGGGCAGCAGACTCCGTTTGGAAATGGAGCCTCTCAGGACCAGAGCCGGGGAGTGTCGGGCCCAGGCCGG TCCTCATCACTGGGGGCATCGTGGCCACAGCTGGCCGCTTCACCCAGTGGTACTTTGGCGCCTACTCCAT CGTGGCGGGCGTGTTTGTCTGCCTGCTGGAGTATCCccgggggaagaggaagaagggctCCACCATGGAGCGCTG gggACAGAAGTACATGACCTGCGTGGTGAAGCTGTTCGGGCCCCTCACCAGGAATTACTACGTTCGGGCCGTCCTGCACCTCCT GCTCTCGGTGCCCGCCGGCTTCCTGCTGGCCACCATCCTCGGGACTGCCTGCCTGGCCATCGCGAGCGGCATCTACCT GCGGCCGTGCGCGGTGAGCAGTGGACACCCATCGAGCCCAAGCCCCGGGAGCGGCCGCAGATCGGAGGCACCATCAAGCAGCCGCCCAGCAACCCCCCGCCGCGGCCCCCGGCCGAGGCCCGCAAGAAGCCCAGCGAGGAGGAGGAGGCGACGGCGGCGGGGGGATCCCCGGGAGGTCCCCAGGCCAACCCCATTCCGGTGA
- the MVD gene encoding diphosphomevalonate decarboxylase, with protein sequence MASEQPLAAVTCTAPVNIAVIKYWGKRDEELVLPINSSLSVTLHQDQLKTTTTAVISKDFTEDRIWLNGREEDVGQPRLQACLREIRRLARKRRNAWDGDPLSSSLSCKVHVASVNNFPTAAGLASSAAGYACLAYTLARVYGVESDLSEVARRGSGSACRSLYGGFVEWQMGEQTDGKDSVARQVAPESHWPELRVLILVVSAEKKLTGSTVGMRASVETSPLLQFRAESVVPARMAEMTRCIRERDFPGFAQLTMKDSNQFHATCLDTFPPISYLNAVSWRIIHLVHRFNAHHGDTKVAYTFDAGPNAVIFTLDDTVAEFVAAVRHSFPPGSNGDAFLKGLQVRPAPLSAELQAALAMEPTTPGGVKYIIATQVGPGPQILDNPSAHLLGPDGLPKPAA encoded by the exons ATGGCCTCGGAGCAGCCGCTGGCGGCAGTCACCTGTACCGCGCCGGTCAACATCGCGGTCATCAAGTACT GGGGCAAGCGCGATGAAGAGCTGGTTCTGCCCATCAACTCCTCCCTGAGCGTCACTCTGCACCAGGACCAG TTAAAAACCACCACAACAGCCGTCATCAGCAAGGACTTCACCGAGGACCGGATTTGGCTGAATGGCCGGGAGGAGGACGTGGGGCAGCCGCGGCTCCAGGCCTGCCTGCGGGAGA TCCGCCGCCTGGCCCGGAAGCGGAGGAACGCGTGGGATGGGGacccactgtcctccagcctcagctgcaAAGTGCACGTGGCATCGGTGAACAACTTCCCCACGGCTGCAGGCCTGGCCTCCTCGGCGGCGGGCTATGCCTGCCTAG CCTACACCTTGGCCCGTGTCTACGGCGTGGAGAGTGACCTCTCAGAAGTGGCTCGCCGGGGCTCAGGCAGCGCCTGCCGGAGCCTGTATGGGGGCTTTGTGGAGTGGCAGATGGGAGAGCAGACTGATGGGAAGGACAGCGTCGCCCGGCAAGTGGCCCCCGAGTCACACTGGCCTGAACTCCGCGTCCTCATCCTTGTG GTGAGCGCTGAGAAGAAGCTGACAGGCAGTACTGTGGGCATGCGGGCCAGTGTGGAGACCAGCCCCCTGCTGCAG TTCCGGGCCGAGTCTGTGGTACCGGCGCGCATGGCGGAGATGACCCGCTGCATCCGGGAGCGAGACTTCCCCGGCTTCGCCCAGCTGACCATGAAGGACAGCAACCAGTTCCACGCCACCTGCCTCGACACCTTCCCGCCCATCTCTTACCTTAATGCCGTCTCCTGGCGCATCATCCACCTGGTGCACCGCTTCAATGCCCACCACGGGGACACCAAG GTGGCGTACACCTTTGACGCAGGCCCCAATGCCGTGATCTTCACCCTGGACGACACTGTGGCTGAGTTTGTGGCTGCTGTGAGGCACAGCTTTCCCCCGGGCTCGAACGGAGACGC GTTTCTGAAGGGGCTGCAGGTGAGGCCGGCCCCTCTCTCAGCTGAGCTTCAGGCTGCGCTGGCCATGGAGCCGACGACCCCCGGTGGGGTCAAGTACATCATTGCCACTCAG GTGGGGCCAGGACCCCAAATCCTGGACAACCCCAGCGCCCACCTCCTGGGTCCTGACGGCCTGCCGAAGCCAGCTGCGTGA
- the IL17C gene encoding interleukin-17C yields the protein MTLLPGLLFLTWLHACLAHHDTFLRGHPHTHGTPRCYSAEELPLGQAPPHLLARGAKWGQALPVALVSSLEAAGHGRRHERPSAATQCPVLRPEEVLEADTHQRSISPWRYRVDTDEDRYPQKLAFAECLCRGCIDPRTGRETAALNSVRLLQSLLVLRRRPCSRDGSGLPTPGAFAFHTEFIRVPVGCTCVLPRSV from the exons ATGACA CTCCTCCCTGGCCTCCTGTTTCTGACCTGGTTGCATGCATGCCTGGCCCACCATGACACCTTCCTCAGGGGGCACCCCCACACTCATGGGACCCCACGCTGCTACTCAGCTGAGGAACTGCCCCTCGGCCAGGCCCCCCCACACCTGCTGGCTCGAGGTGCGAAGTGGGGGCAGGCTTTGCCTGTAGCCCTGGTGTCCAGCCTGGAGGCAGCAGGCCACGGGAGGAGGCATGAGAGGCCCTCAGCTGCGACCCAGTGCCCGGTGCTGCGGCCAGAGGAGGTGTTGGAGGCAGACACCCACCAGCGCTCCATCTCACCGTGGAGATACCG TGTGGACACAGACGAGGACCGCTATCCACAAAAGCTGGCCTTCGCCGAGTGCCTGTGCAGAGGCTGCATCGACCCACGGACCGGCCGCGAGACAGCTGCGCTCAACTCCGTGCGGCTGCTCCAGAGTCTGCTGGTGTTGCGCCGCCGGCCCTGCTCCCGCGACGGCTCGGGGCTCCCCACGCCCGGGGCCTTCGCCTTCCACACCGAGTTCATTCGCGTGCCTGTCGGCTGTACCTGCGTGCTGCCCCGGTCAGTGTGA
- the LOC112613954 gene encoding cytochrome b-245 light chain isoform X3, translated as MGQIEWAMWANEQALASGLILITGGIVATAGRFTQWYFGAYSIVAGVFVCLLEYPRGKRKKGSTMERWGQKYMTCVVKLFGPLTRNYYVRAVLHLLLSVPAGFLLATILGTACLAIASGIYLLAAVRGEQWTPIEPKPRERPQIGGTIKQPPSNPPPRPPAEARKKPSEEEEATAAGGSPGGPQANPIPVTDEVV; from the exons ATGGGGCAGATCGAGTGGGCCATGTGGGCCAACGAGCAGGCGCTGGCGTCCGGCCTGA TCCTCATCACTGGGGGCATCGTGGCCACAGCTGGCCGCTTCACCCAGTGGTACTTTGGCGCCTACTCCAT CGTGGCGGGCGTGTTTGTCTGCCTGCTGGAGTATCCccgggggaagaggaagaagggctCCACCATGGAGCGCTG gggACAGAAGTACATGACCTGCGTGGTGAAGCTGTTCGGGCCCCTCACCAGGAATTACTACGTTCGGGCCGTCCTGCACCTCCT GCTCTCGGTGCCCGCCGGCTTCCTGCTGGCCACCATCCTCGGGACTGCCTGCCTGGCCATCGCGAGCGGCATCTACCTGTTG GCGGCCGTGCGCGGTGAGCAGTGGACACCCATCGAGCCCAAGCCCCGGGAGCGGCCGCAGATCGGAGGCACCATCAAGCAGCCGCCCAGCAACCCCCCGCCGCGGCCCCCGGCCGAGGCCCGCAAGAAGCCCAGCGAGGAGGAGGAGGCGACGGCGGCGGGGGGATCCCCGGGAGGTCCCCAGGCCAACCCCATTCCGGTGACCGATGAGGTCGTGTGA
- the LOC112613954 gene encoding cytochrome b-245 light chain isoform X1, which translates to MAPTPVTLLRICSEVPVRAADSVWKWSLSGPEPGSVGPRPVLITGGIVATAGRFTQWYFGAYSIVAGVFVCLLEYPRGKRKKGSTMERWGQKYMTCVVKLFGPLTRNYYVRAVLHLLLSVPAGFLLATILGTACLAIASGIYLLAAVRGEQWTPIEPKPRERPQIGGTIKQPPSNPPPRPPAEARKKPSEEEEATAAGGSPGGPQANPIPVTDEVV; encoded by the exons ATGGCACCGACCCCAGTCACCCTGCTGCGCATTTGCTCAGAGGTTCCGGTGAGGGCAGCAGACTCCGTTTGGAAATGGAGCCTCTCAGGACCAGAGCCGGGGAGTGTCGGGCCCAGGCCGG TCCTCATCACTGGGGGCATCGTGGCCACAGCTGGCCGCTTCACCCAGTGGTACTTTGGCGCCTACTCCAT CGTGGCGGGCGTGTTTGTCTGCCTGCTGGAGTATCCccgggggaagaggaagaagggctCCACCATGGAGCGCTG gggACAGAAGTACATGACCTGCGTGGTGAAGCTGTTCGGGCCCCTCACCAGGAATTACTACGTTCGGGCCGTCCTGCACCTCCT GCTCTCGGTGCCCGCCGGCTTCCTGCTGGCCACCATCCTCGGGACTGCCTGCCTGGCCATCGCGAGCGGCATCTACCTGTTG GCGGCCGTGCGCGGTGAGCAGTGGACACCCATCGAGCCCAAGCCCCGGGAGCGGCCGCAGATCGGAGGCACCATCAAGCAGCCGCCCAGCAACCCCCCGCCGCGGCCCCCGGCCGAGGCCCGCAAGAAGCCCAGCGAGGAGGAGGAGGCGACGGCGGCGGGGGGATCCCCGGGAGGTCCCCAGGCCAACCCCATTCCGGTGACCGATGAGGTCGTGTGA